Proteins encoded by one window of Salmonirosea aquatica:
- a CDS encoding ABC transporter permease has translation MLRNYLKITLRNLIRSKTYSIINIGGLTLGIVVCFFALLYVRFELSYDTFNEKADRIYRLVTDVETSNGIEYQSTPGALAPALQGTFPEVEGATRVFLDYLILQKEQDEAREEKIAYADSSLFSIFTLPLISGNPATILNAPYQVVLSETAARTYFGTADPLGKVLLVNGKDPATVTGIMKDMPQNSHFRVEVLVSMATLGSSWQTNWKRYFFYTYLLLPEHCDTQALSARMTDFVRQHYDQSQSKQTLSLEPLTDVYLHGQARGSRTGSSTHGNMGEIYIFSLVAAFVLFIASFNFINLTTAFATCRMKEVGVRKVLGAERQQLVGQFLMDAGLITLIAFVLAVVFCVLLLPSFNDLAGKIVTTGVFATGRYLAWLFGIAVTIGLVSGLYPALFLSGFRPLVGLQGTSPRQNGPTLRQVLVVAQFTVSAILIISTLVVYSQLHHMRNYDLGFQNDHKVVVDFQFDGGIIAHSTTIKQQLSRLANVSEVSMSSSIPGRANHTYPTQLENQSREMQTLESDVYFVDHDFLRQYQIELAAGRALSPQLASDSTQAILINETAARSLGYANPADALGKRFEQLNRRGTIVGVIRDFHFQSLQDEIRPLTLRISPSFLTFMTFTISPENTQETVADLQREWQKLVPEVPFVSFFADHAYNEQYVREERFGKLFLYLAAVAILISCMGLFGLSVFNTESRTREIGVRKVLGASVVSIVTLLSKDFLKLVVLAILVASPIAWYGMSRWLQTFAYKISIEWWVFALSGLLAVGIALLTVSSQAIKAALMNPVKSLRSE, from the coding sequence ATGCTCCGCAATTATTTAAAAATCACACTACGCAATCTCATCCGAAGTAAGACGTACTCCATCATCAACATCGGCGGACTGACGCTCGGAATCGTCGTGTGTTTTTTTGCGCTGCTGTACGTACGTTTTGAACTGAGTTACGATACCTTTAACGAGAAAGCAGACCGGATCTACCGGCTGGTGACCGATGTGGAAACCTCCAACGGGATCGAATACCAAAGTACCCCCGGCGCGCTGGCGCCCGCCCTGCAAGGTACCTTTCCGGAAGTGGAAGGTGCTACGCGGGTTTTTCTGGACTACCTGATTCTGCAAAAAGAGCAGGATGAGGCGCGGGAAGAAAAAATCGCCTATGCCGACTCTTCCCTGTTTTCCATTTTTACGCTACCCTTGATTAGCGGTAATCCCGCCACAATTCTGAATGCTCCCTACCAGGTAGTGCTGTCTGAAACGGCCGCACGTACCTACTTTGGCACGGCCGATCCCCTAGGAAAAGTACTGCTGGTGAACGGAAAAGATCCCGCCACGGTAACCGGCATTATGAAGGATATGCCACAAAATTCCCATTTCCGGGTGGAAGTACTGGTTTCGATGGCGACGCTGGGTAGTAGCTGGCAAACCAACTGGAAGCGTTATTTTTTCTATACCTACCTGCTGTTGCCCGAGCACTGCGACACCCAGGCGTTGAGTGCCCGCATGACCGATTTCGTCCGGCAGCATTACGACCAAAGTCAGTCGAAACAAACCCTATCGCTCGAGCCATTGACCGACGTTTACCTTCATGGTCAAGCCCGAGGATCGCGCACGGGAAGTTCGACGCATGGGAATATGGGAGAGATCTATATTTTTTCGCTGGTGGCGGCATTCGTGCTTTTCATTGCCAGCTTCAATTTCATCAATCTGACTACGGCCTTTGCCACCTGTCGCATGAAGGAAGTAGGTGTTCGCAAGGTACTGGGAGCCGAACGGCAGCAGCTGGTAGGGCAGTTTCTGATGGACGCCGGCCTGATCACACTCATTGCCTTTGTACTAGCCGTAGTATTCTGTGTGCTGTTACTACCTTCTTTCAATGATTTGGCGGGAAAAATAGTGACTACGGGGGTTTTCGCTACCGGGCGTTATCTGGCCTGGCTTTTCGGGATCGCCGTTACAATCGGTTTGGTTTCGGGCCTGTACCCGGCGCTTTTTCTGTCGGGCTTTCGTCCGCTTGTCGGCCTGCAGGGTACCTCTCCCCGACAAAACGGACCTACCCTCCGCCAGGTGTTGGTCGTGGCTCAGTTTACCGTTTCTGCCATCCTGATCATTTCGACTCTGGTAGTCTATTCTCAGCTCCACCATATGCGGAATTATGATTTGGGCTTTCAGAATGATCATAAAGTCGTGGTTGATTTCCAGTTCGATGGCGGGATCATAGCGCATAGCACCACCATTAAGCAACAGCTTTCCCGCCTGGCGAATGTCAGTGAAGTAAGTATGTCGTCGAGCATTCCGGGACGCGCCAACCATACCTATCCGACGCAGCTGGAAAATCAGAGCCGGGAAATGCAAACTTTGGAATCGGATGTCTATTTTGTGGATCATGATTTTCTCAGGCAATACCAGATCGAACTTGCCGCTGGCCGGGCTTTATCGCCGCAACTGGCTTCCGACTCAACCCAGGCGATATTGATTAACGAAACCGCCGCAAGGAGCCTGGGTTACGCAAATCCTGCCGACGCCCTGGGCAAACGTTTCGAACAACTGAATCGCCGGGGTACCATCGTGGGTGTAATCCGGGATTTTCATTTTCAATCCCTTCAGGATGAAATACGCCCCCTTACCCTGCGGATATCTCCTAGCTTTCTTACCTTTATGACCTTCACTATTTCTCCTGAAAACACGCAGGAGACCGTAGCGGATTTGCAGCGCGAATGGCAAAAACTAGTACCTGAAGTACCCTTCGTTTCCTTCTTTGCGGATCATGCCTACAACGAACAGTATGTCAGGGAAGAGCGGTTCGGCAAACTGTTCCTGTACCTGGCGGCGGTAGCGATCCTGATTTCCTGCATGGGGCTATTCGGCTTATCCGTGTTCAATACCGAAAGCCGTACGCGGGAAATCGGCGTCCGGAAAGTACTTGGCGCGTCGGTGGTCAGTATCGTCACCTTGCTTTCCAAAGATTTTCTGAAACTGGTAGTACTGGCCATTTTGGTAGCCAGCCCCATCGCCTGGTACGGAATGAGCCGGTGGCTACAGACCTTCGCCTACAAGATCAGTATCGAATGGTGGGTTTTCGCCCTGTCGGGGCTACTGGCCGTGGGAATTGCCCTGCTTACGGTGAGTTCACAAGCCATTAAAGCGGCTTTAATGAACCCGGTAAAATCGCTGCGGAGCGAATAA
- a CDS encoding ABC transporter permease — protein sequence MLQNYLKIAVRNLVKNRTYSFINIAGLSVGLATCLIITLYVLDVLSFDTNQPQADRIGLFQQFPNSSSSGSTFSPLLRRQAGIEAVTQVSPRRALVSRRDLAAYESRFCLVDTNLTKIFAFPMVEGSMKEALALPRQIVISERMAAKYFGNSSPIGQALDTFIPQKVTFTVSGVMKNTPENTHLPIDFIASNQNERSLSDENNGSYWDFVGMTYFLMSPGTTFEQIGKQLPNVLKATNDPNGTAWKLDVIPLRDIYLRHRMDERVRATNAIEFVRIFSAVALCILLLACFNYLNLSSARSTLRAREVGVRKAMGAERAQLIRQFMGESFIFTLIATLVALLLAQVALPFFNDFADKNLTLAPLLTPSKLGLLVGFVALTSLLTGMYPAFVLSNFNPVRVLKNYLLPNSGRAYVRRGLVVVQFAISIVMLVATLVIMNQLRYIQTRDLGYDREQVLTLDLPALAPENLKSAFQSELRQLAGVEDMTRVSLLPGSGMTINKLSPQSVTGPQDDVAIGQLYVDSHFQSVFGIKLAEGRFFQSDNTADQSNFVVNRTAVEKYGWKLGQTIGYMSYQYNADGSYAEVPVNGQIIGVVEDFNQMDLKSKIMPMMLLDNVTWGPLALKMQGGDLAATVPLLKKAWQKQFPNYPFEYSFLDEAFDKTYRKEIQTSRVFGLFAGLSIFISCLGLLGLIAFTAEQRTREIGIRKVMGASVSSIVGLLSRDFLKLVLIALVVAAPIAWYGVDTWLQDFAYRIEVPVWAFLLAGAMSLLVAFLTMSYQAVKAASANPVKSLRSE from the coding sequence ATGCTACAAAACTACCTGAAAATTGCCGTCCGTAACCTCGTCAAGAACCGGACGTACTCCTTCATCAACATCGCTGGTTTGTCGGTAGGGCTGGCTACCTGCCTCATCATTACGCTGTATGTGCTGGATGTTCTCAGTTTCGATACCAACCAGCCCCAAGCCGACCGGATCGGACTTTTCCAGCAGTTTCCCAACTCTTCTTCGAGCGGTTCCACGTTTAGTCCATTGCTTCGTAGACAAGCGGGTATTGAAGCAGTCACGCAGGTTTCCCCCCGGCGGGCCCTGGTATCGCGGCGCGACCTGGCGGCTTACGAGAGTCGCTTTTGCCTGGTGGATACCAATCTGACCAAAATATTTGCATTCCCGATGGTGGAAGGGAGCATGAAAGAAGCTCTGGCTCTGCCCAGGCAGATCGTGATTTCAGAACGTATGGCCGCCAAGTACTTTGGCAATTCGTCGCCCATCGGGCAGGCACTCGATACTTTTATCCCACAGAAAGTCACATTTACGGTGTCGGGGGTCATGAAAAACACACCCGAAAACACCCACCTACCCATTGATTTCATTGCGTCCAATCAGAATGAGAGATCCCTGTCCGATGAGAACAACGGCTCCTACTGGGATTTTGTCGGCATGACTTATTTTCTGATGAGTCCGGGGACTACTTTCGAGCAGATCGGCAAACAATTACCCAATGTCCTCAAAGCAACCAACGACCCCAACGGAACGGCCTGGAAACTGGACGTGATTCCGCTGCGCGACATTTACCTCCGCCACCGGATGGACGAACGGGTGCGGGCCACCAATGCCATCGAGTTCGTGCGCATTTTCTCGGCCGTGGCCTTATGCATTTTGTTACTGGCGTGCTTCAACTACCTGAACCTTTCGTCGGCGCGATCGACACTGCGGGCACGGGAGGTAGGTGTGCGCAAAGCGATGGGCGCAGAGCGTGCGCAGCTGATCAGGCAATTCATGGGTGAGTCGTTTATTTTTACGCTGATCGCCACCCTGGTTGCACTCCTGCTGGCGCAGGTAGCCCTACCCTTTTTCAACGACTTTGCTGATAAGAATCTGACGCTCGCACCCTTGCTCACCCCCTCAAAACTGGGCTTGCTGGTTGGCTTCGTGGCACTGACGAGTCTGCTCACCGGGATGTACCCCGCTTTCGTTTTGTCGAATTTCAATCCGGTCAGGGTACTTAAAAACTACCTTTTACCCAATAGCGGCCGGGCGTATGTGCGCCGGGGACTAGTCGTGGTTCAGTTTGCGATTTCAATCGTGATGCTGGTGGCTACCCTTGTGATCATGAATCAGCTTAGGTACATACAAACCAGGGATCTGGGTTACGATCGTGAGCAGGTACTTACGCTCGACCTGCCTGCCCTGGCGCCCGAAAATCTAAAATCTGCTTTTCAGAGCGAATTGAGGCAGTTGGCCGGCGTGGAAGATATGACGCGGGTGTCGCTGCTGCCCGGCAGCGGAATGACGATCAATAAATTATCTCCTCAGTCAGTCACCGGACCACAGGATGACGTAGCGATCGGGCAGTTGTACGTCGACAGTCATTTCCAGTCGGTCTTCGGAATCAAGCTAGCGGAGGGACGTTTCTTCCAAAGTGATAACACGGCCGATCAGAGCAATTTTGTGGTCAACCGAACGGCCGTGGAAAAATATGGCTGGAAGCTGGGCCAGACCATCGGCTACATGTCCTACCAATACAACGCCGACGGGAGCTATGCCGAAGTACCGGTCAATGGTCAGATCATCGGAGTCGTAGAAGACTTCAACCAGATGGATCTGAAAAGCAAAATCATGCCGATGATGCTTCTCGACAACGTCACCTGGGGTCCGTTGGCGCTCAAAATGCAGGGCGGCGACCTGGCTGCCACCGTACCTTTATTGAAGAAAGCCTGGCAGAAACAATTCCCCAACTACCCCTTTGAATATAGCTTTCTCGACGAAGCTTTTGACAAAACCTACCGTAAGGAAATCCAGACCTCGCGGGTATTTGGCTTATTTGCCGGCTTGTCCATTTTTATTTCCTGCCTCGGTTTACTGGGCCTCATCGCTTTCACCGCCGAGCAACGGACCAGGGAAATCGGCATCCGGAAAGTGATGGGCGCTTCGGTTTCCAGCATCGTGGGCTTACTGTCCCGTGACTTCCTGAAACTAGTATTGATTGCCCTCGTTGTGGCCGCGCCCATCGCCTGGTACGGGGTAGATACCTGGTTGCAGGATTTTGCCTACCGCATCGAAGTACCCGTATGGGCATTCTTGTTGGCGGGTGCCATGTCTTTGCTGGTGGCTTTCCTCACCATGAGTTACCAGGCCGTCAAGGCGGCCTCGGCAAACCCGGTGAAGAGTCTTAGGTCGGAATGA
- a CDS encoding ABC transporter permease codes for MLKNYLKIALRNIRREKVLSSINFLGLSVAFIAAILMFLTAQFELSFDDFQANKDRIYKLYFKVSRPEKVDYGAAMPIPMQPSIKAEFPAEVKHATRRLDGGMLVRIGDKSFESDVNYVDPDYLYMFSFELLAGSRETALNQLDNIVLREKQAKSFFGDVNPIGKTLMADIGRGMQPFTVAGILADAPDNSTIEGDCLIRFEAFPEYQENKDRWTSKNHDVYIQLAEGVDYLDFERRLMPFTAKYYQKDIDFAHKAGFQGDERGEVISTRLLPFADEHFNKMVGSHSIDPYIPYLLLGIALLVILIASINFINLSIARSLGRAKEVGMRKALGALRAQVVGQFWGEALLISLGALVVGLAGAYALMPEYNALMNGEIKIVQLLRPEVLATLLLTFILVTALAGGYPAWIVSRFNTVEVLKGKVKSGIVSGGIRNSLIIVQFVISVGLIACTLVVWSQINYLRNKPLGFDREQVVSIPIGNGIDGYRLLNHFRNELSGQTSIVSITGADNNLGSGRDNSGFKSVFGFDMEGKNYQTNGLNVDFDYVETLGLDLVAGRSFNRQFSTDSTSACIINETMARQLGGGKNLIGKTVAIDGGKTIIGIVRDYHFESLHRKVESMTLFFNKPFGIYYLFVKINGNPAQAMQLLERTYLSFAPKSEFLGSFLDENTSRQYKKEERIAKVFMTAAGLAILLCCVGLFAIALMVIRNRTKEIGIRKVLGADVSSLVGLLSKDFLKLVLIAIVMAVPLAWYTMDAWLSDFPYRVPVAWWSMAAAGAGALLIALATVSIHAVRAALRNPVTSLRSE; via the coding sequence ATGTTAAAAAATTATCTCAAAATAGCATTGCGCAACATCCGGCGCGAAAAAGTACTGTCGTCTATCAATTTCCTGGGTTTGTCGGTGGCTTTCATAGCGGCTATTCTGATGTTCCTGACGGCTCAGTTTGAATTGTCGTTCGATGATTTTCAAGCCAATAAAGACCGGATTTACAAACTTTACTTCAAGGTCAGCCGGCCCGAAAAAGTAGATTATGGGGCAGCCATGCCCATCCCGATGCAGCCTTCGATCAAAGCGGAGTTTCCCGCTGAAGTAAAGCACGCCACGCGTCGTTTGGATGGAGGAATGCTGGTGCGCATTGGCGACAAATCCTTTGAATCGGATGTCAACTATGTCGATCCTGATTACCTGTACATGTTCTCGTTCGAACTGCTCGCCGGTAGCCGGGAAACCGCACTAAATCAACTGGACAATATCGTTCTGCGGGAGAAACAGGCTAAATCATTTTTTGGCGATGTAAATCCGATCGGAAAAACCCTGATGGCCGATATAGGTCGGGGTATGCAGCCCTTTACCGTAGCGGGCATTCTGGCCGATGCTCCGGACAATTCGACCATTGAAGGAGATTGTCTGATTCGCTTCGAGGCATTTCCCGAGTACCAGGAAAATAAAGACCGCTGGACCTCCAAAAATCATGATGTCTACATTCAGTTGGCCGAAGGTGTGGATTATCTTGATTTTGAGCGTCGTTTGATGCCTTTTACAGCTAAGTACTACCAAAAAGACATCGACTTTGCCCATAAAGCGGGCTTCCAGGGTGACGAGCGCGGTGAGGTGATCAGCACACGACTGTTGCCTTTTGCCGACGAGCATTTTAATAAAATGGTGGGCAGCCATTCCATCGACCCCTACATTCCTTACCTGTTGCTAGGTATTGCCCTGCTGGTAATTTTGATTGCCAGCATCAACTTCATCAACCTATCCATTGCCCGGTCTTTGGGTCGTGCCAAAGAGGTAGGCATGCGCAAGGCCTTAGGGGCACTGCGCGCACAGGTCGTAGGACAGTTTTGGGGTGAGGCTTTACTCATCAGTTTGGGGGCGCTGGTTGTGGGGCTGGCGGGTGCATATGCCTTGATGCCCGAGTACAACGCCCTCATGAATGGGGAAATAAAAATCGTGCAATTGCTACGGCCTGAGGTACTTGCTACCCTGCTACTGACTTTTATCCTTGTTACCGCACTAGCGGGCGGGTACCCTGCCTGGATCGTTTCCCGTTTCAATACGGTAGAGGTGCTAAAAGGGAAAGTCAAATCGGGGATCGTAAGCGGCGGCATCCGTAACTCACTCATCATCGTCCAGTTTGTCATTTCGGTAGGGCTGATTGCCTGTACCCTGGTGGTATGGAGCCAGATTAATTACCTGCGTAATAAGCCCCTCGGCTTCGACCGGGAGCAGGTGGTAAGTATCCCGATCGGCAACGGCATCGATGGCTATCGATTGCTCAATCACTTTCGCAACGAACTATCCGGTCAGACCAGCATTGTAAGCATTACCGGTGCTGATAATAATCTCGGTTCCGGCCGGGACAACAGCGGGTTCAAGTCCGTCTTCGGTTTTGATATGGAAGGCAAAAACTACCAGACCAATGGCCTGAATGTGGATTTCGACTACGTGGAAACATTGGGCCTCGACCTGGTCGCAGGCCGCAGCTTTAACCGTCAGTTTTCTACCGACAGCACCAGCGCCTGTATTATTAATGAAACGATGGCCCGGCAGCTCGGCGGTGGAAAAAACTTGATTGGAAAAACAGTGGCTATCGATGGCGGCAAGACAATCATCGGTATCGTGCGCGACTACCACTTCGAGTCGTTGCATCGCAAAGTGGAGTCCATGACGCTGTTCTTTAACAAGCCTTTTGGTATCTACTACCTATTCGTAAAAATCAATGGCAACCCCGCACAGGCCATGCAACTGCTCGAACGCACGTACCTTTCGTTTGCTCCAAAATCTGAATTTCTGGGCTCTTTTCTGGATGAAAATACCAGCAGGCAATACAAAAAGGAAGAGCGTATTGCAAAAGTATTCATGACGGCGGCGGGATTAGCGATTCTGCTGTGCTGCGTAGGTCTGTTTGCCATCGCACTCATGGTGATTCGCAACCGTACGAAGGAAATCGGCATCCGTAAGGTACTAGGCGCAGATGTCAGTTCGCTGGTGGGATTACTGAGTAAGGATTTTCTAAAGCTGGTATTAATCGCCATCGTGATGGCAGTACCCTTAGCCTGGTATACCATGGATGCCTGGCTATCCGACTTTCCCTACCGGGTACCTGTAGCGTGGTGGAGCATGGCAGCGGCGGGTGCAGGAGCATTGCTTATCGCATTGGCTACGGTGAGTATTCACGCCGTACGGGCCGCTCTTCGAAATCCAGTGACCTCATTGCGAAGCGAATAA